A genomic region of Miscanthus floridulus cultivar M001 chromosome 3, ASM1932011v1, whole genome shotgun sequence contains the following coding sequences:
- the LOC136547203 gene encoding elongation factor 1-delta 1-like gives MAVSFANVNSEAGLKKLDEYLLTRSYITGYQASKDDLAVYSSFSAAPSSKYINVARWFSHIDALLRLSGVTAEGLGVKVESSAGPSASTPDVAEAPAADEDDDDDVDLFGEETEEEKKAAEERAAAAKASGKKKESGKSSVLLDVKPWDDETDMAKLEEAVRSVQMEGLHWGASKLVPVGYGIKKLQIMMTIVDDLVSVDTLIEDHLCTEPVSEYVQSCDIVAFNKI, from the exons ATGGCGGTTTCTTTCGCAAACGTCAACTCTGAGGCAGGGCTGAAAAAGCTTGATGAGTACCTTCTCACTCGCAGCTACATCACTGG CTACCAAGCTTCCAAGGATGACCTGGCTGTCTACTCTTCATTTTCGGCTGCCCCCTCATCCAAGTATATCAACGTAGCAAGGTGGTTTAGTCACATTGATGCACTCCTGAGGCTGAG TGGAGTTACTGCAGAGGGCCTAGGTGTCAAGGTTGAGTCATCAGCAGGTCCTTCAGCCTCAACTCCTGATGTTGCTGAG GCCCCGGCTGCTgacgaggacgatgatgatgatgttgaccTTTTTGGTGAGGAGACTgaagaggagaagaaggctgCTGAAGAGCGTGCTGCGGCTGCCAAGGCTTCTGGCAAGAAGAAAGAAT CTGGGAAGTCGTCAGTTTTGCTTGATGTGAAGCCATGGGACGATGAGACTGACATGGCCAAGCTTGAGGAAGCTGTTAGGAGTGTCCAGATGGAAGGGCTGCATTGGGGCGCAT CCAAGCTTGTCCCAGTTGGATATGGCATCAAGAAGCTGCAAATCATGATGACCATTGTCGATGACCTCGTCTCTGTCGACACTCTCATTGAGGACCATCTCTGCACTGAGCCAGTGAGCGAGTACGTCCAGAGTTGCGACATTGTCGCCTTCAACAAGATCT AA